TATCCTACCACAAGCTGTCCATGCTAACTTCCCCTTGCACTAGAACTCCCGTTTCCTGGATGGAAAGAGAGTTCCCACGTAGGGAAATCGACAATTTCACCACAGAGGACCCGTAAAGTTCCCGTTTTTTTTGTGTTCCATATAAAGGTTAACAGGCAGGATATGAAAAGACAGGAATATTGAACATAAATAAACAGGAGTTGTTTTAGTATATTATTCGCTATTTATCAACGCAAAACCTCTAAACATCAACGTGGTATATGAAAAAGGAATTTGGATTCGTCTTGGCAGCCGCAATCTTGCTGGCCGGCTGCGGACAGAAAAAAGAAACGACAACAACAACTGCACGTCCCGTAAAGACTACGATTGTCGAGTCAAGATCGATTATCAGAAAAGATTTCTCGGGAATCGTGGAAGCGGTGGAATATGTGAAGCTGGCTTTCCGGGTCAACGGGCAAATCATCCAGCTTCCTGTCATCGAAGGACAGAAAGTGAAAAAAGGACAACTCATCGCGGCTATCGACCCCAGAGACATCGCGTTGCAATATGCCGCTACGAAATCGGCATACGAAACGGCTTCGGCACAAGTGGAACGCAACAAACGGCTCCTCTCCCGGCAAGCGATCTCCGTACAGGAATATGAAATCAGCCTCGCCAACTTCCAGAAGGCGAAGTCTGAATACGAACTGTCTGCCAACAATATGCGCGACACCAAGCTGACAGCTCCTTTCGACGGTTCTATCGAAAAACGACTGGTGGAAAACTATCAGCGTGTCAACTCCGGTGAGGGTATCGTGCAGCTTGTCAATACGCACAATCTGCGTATCAAATTCACCATTCCGGATGCGTATCTTTATTTGTTGCGTGCCAAAGAGCCGCATTTCCTGGTAGAGTTCGACACATTTAAAGGACACGTGTTTCAAGCGAAACTGGAAGAATATCTTGATATTTCTACAGATGGCACAGGAATTCCGGTCAGCATCACGATTGACGATCCGTCATTCGACCGCGACCTGTATGCTGTGAAACCCGGTTTCACGTGCAGCATCCGTTTCACGGCAGATGTAGGTCCGTTGGTGCAGGATAGCTGGACGATCGTACCGCTTAGTGCCGTATTCGGCGAAAGCGAAGGGAATAAAATGTATGTCTGGGTGGTAGAAGACAATAAAGTCCACAAACGGGAAGTAACCGTCAACGCCCCGACCGGAGAAGCACAGGCGCTCATCTCGGAAGGTTTGAAACCCGGTGAAGAAATCGTCATAGCAGGCGTATACCAACTAGTAGAAGGAGAATCTATCACAACTGTTGACAGGGAGACTATCTGAAAAGTCGTTAGTAACTCCAACTCCCCTACGGGGACTCACAGCCTCTTTATCCACTTTCATTCATCAATTATCAACGACCATTTATTATGAGTTTAGCCAAATATTCATTAGATAATACGAAAATCATCTATTTCTTTCTTGCTGTATTGCTGATTGGGGGAATCACTTCCTTCGGCAAGCTGGGTAAGAAAGAGGATGCTCCTTTCGTCATAAAGTCGGCGGTTATTATGACCCGCTATCCGGGCGCCGAGCCGGCAGAAGTGGAGCGGTTGATTACCGAGCCTATCTCTCGCGAGATCCAAAGTATGAGCGGTGCGTACAAGATTAAATCAGAATCGATGTACGGGCTCTCGAAAATCACATTCGAGTTGCAACCTTCCTTGTCGGCAAGCTCCATTCCGCAGAAGTGGGATGAGTTGCGACGGAAGGTACTTAATATACAGCCACAATTGCCGAGCGGTGCTTCTGCACCGACGGTTTCCGATGATTTCGGCGACGTGTTCGGTATCTATTACGGTCTGACGGCGGACGACGGTTACACATACGAAGAGATGCGCAACTGGGCGGAACGGATCAAAACGCAGGTAGTGACGGCGGACGGAGTGATGAAAGTCGCCCTGTTCGGGACGCAGACGGAGGTGGTTAATATTTTTATTTCCACCAATAAGCTCGTAGGTATGGGCATCGACCCGAAACAGCTTGCCAGTCTGTTGCAATCGCAGAACCAGATTATCAATACCGGAGAAATCCGTGCCGGCGAGCAACAACTCCGAGTGACCGCCAACGGTATGTATACCACCGTAGACGATATCCGCAACCAGGTGATTACCACCAAAGCCGGACAAGTGAAACTGGGCGATATCGCCGTCATCGAAAAAGGGTACATGGACCCTCCATCCAACATCATGCACGTGAACGGCAAACGTGCCATCGGCATCGGCGTCTCCACCGACCCGCAACGGGACGTGGTGCAGACGGGCAAGAACGTGAAAGCCAAACTGGACGAATTGTTGCCACTGATGCCTGTGGGACTGGAACTGCAAAGCCTGTATCTGGAGAACGAAATTGCCAACGAAGCCAACAACGGATTTATCATCAACCTGATCGAATCGATTCTGATTGTTATTGTAATCATCATGTTGGTGATGGGTTTGCGCGCAGGTATGCTGATCGGCTCGTCACTGATTTTCTCTATTGGCGGCACATTGCTTATCATGTCTTTCTTCGGTGTCGGGCTGAACCGTACTTCGTTGGCGGGATTTATCATCGCCATGGGGATGCTGGTGGATAACGCCATCGTGGTAACGGACAATGCACAGATTGCCATCGCCCGCGGAGTAGACCGACGGAAAGCGCTGATAGACGGAGCAACCGGTCCGCAATGGGGATTGCTTGGGGCTACGTTCATCGCTATCTGTTCGTTCCTCCCGCTCTACCTTGCTCCTTCTGCCGTGGCGGAAATCGTGAAACCGCTTTTTGTGGTGCTTGCCATCTCGCTGGGATTGAGCTGGATACTCGCGCTGACGCAGACCACTGTTTTCGGTAACTTCATCCTGAAAGCGAAAGCAAAAGATGGCACGAAAGACCCGTATGACAAACCGTTCTACCATAAATTCGCCTCCATCCTCCACACGATGATTCGCAGGAAAACATTGACACTGGGTTCGATGGCAGTGCTCTTTGTTGCTTCGCTGGTTATTATGGGAATGATGCCGCAAAACTTCTTTCCTTCTCTCGATAAGCCTTATTTCCGGGCGGACGTGTTTTATCCCGACGGGTATAGCATCAATGATGTAGTGAAAGAGATGAAATCTGTAGAAGAGCATCTGGCAAAGCAGCCGGAAGTGAAGAAAGTGTCGATCACCTTCGGCAGCACGCCGCTAAGGTATTACCTGGCTTCTACTTCGGTGGGTCCGAAACCGAATTTTGCCAATGTATTGGTTGAGTTGACGGACAGTAAATATTCGAAAGAGTATGAGGAAGATTTCGACGCGTATATGAAGGCAAATTATCCGAATGCGATTACCCGTACCAGTCTGTTCAAACTGTCGCCTGCGGTGGATGCCGCTATCGAAATCGGGTTTATCGGTCCGAATGTGGACACGCTTGTGGCGCTCACCAACCAGGCTTTGGAAATTATGCACCGGAATCCGGATTTAATCAATATACGCAATTCGTGGGGAAATAAAGTTCCTGTATGGAAGCCTGTATATAGTCCCGAACGGGCGCAACCGTTAGGGGTATCGCGTCAGGGAATGGCACAAAGTATCCAGATCGGAACCACAGGCATGACGCTTGGAGAGTATCGACAGGGCGATCAGGTACTTCCTATCTTATTGAAGGATAACACGGTGGATTCGTTCCGCATCAATGACCTGCGCACGTTGCCCGTGTTCGGCACAGGCAATGAAACGACCAGTCTAGAACAGGTGGTATCGGAATTTGATTTCCAATATCGTTTCTCGAATGTGAAGGATTACAACCGGCAAATGGTGATGATGGCGCAATGCGATCCGCGTCGCGGAGTAAATGCGATTGCTGCTTTCAATGAGGTTTGGCCGCTGATGCAGAAAGAGATTAAAGTGCCGGAGGGGTATACGATGAAGTATTTCGGGGAGCAGGAAAGTCAGGTGGAGTCTAACGAGGCGTTGGCCAAGAATTTACCGTTGACGTTCTTCCTGATGTTCGTCACCCTATTGTTCCTCTTCCGCACCTATCGCAAACCTATCGTGATTCTGTTGATGTTGCCGTTGATTTTTATCGGCATCGTGCTGGGGCTAGTGGTGTTGGGCAAATCGTTCGACTTCTTCTCCATCCTCGGACTGTTGGGGTTGATAGGAATGAATATCAAGAACGCAATTGTATTAGTGGATCAAATTGATACTGAGACGACTATGGGCAAAAAGCCGTTGGATGCAGTGGTCAGTGCCACCACCAGTCGTATTGTCCCCGTAGCAATGGCGTCCGGCACTACCATTTTGGGGATGTTGCCCCTGTTGTTCGACGCAATGTTCGGTGGTATGGCGGCAACGATTATGGGAGGTTTGTTAGTGGCTTCGGCACTGACATTGTTTGTGCTGCCTGTGGCTTATTGTGCCATTCTGAGAATCAAAGGATAAATGGCATTTTTCAGACACGGATTTCACGATGCGGATGCGCCCGGTCAGCAATTACATTGCATTCATTCTAAAATTCGAATTTATTATTTACAATTAGCGAAATGAAAACTCAACTTATCACTCTGTCTCTGCTGCTCCTCGGCCTCACAGCCGAGGCACAGCAACCATCTCTCAGCCGGGAAACTTACCGGAATAAAGTGGAAGCTTACAGTCAAATCCTGAAGCAACAGAAACTAAAGACGATGGCAAGTACGGAAGCACGGAAGATTGCTCACACGGGATTCTTGCCTAAAATTGATGTCAATGCGGACGGGACCCTCAACATGAGCGACCTTAATGCCTGGAACGAACCGGTAGGCGAATACCGTAACCATACCTATCAAGGTGTATTTATCGTCTCGCAACCGTTGTACATGGGCGGGGCACTCAACGCGCAGCACAAGATTGCCCAAGCGGATGAAAGGCTAAATCAACTAAATGAAGAGCTCACTATCGACCAGATTCATTATCAGAGTGATGCGGTCTACTGGAATGCTTCCGCTTCACAGGCTATGTTGCAGGCGGCGGACAAGTATCAAAATATCGTGAAGCAACAGCATGACATCATTCAGGATCGTTTTAACGACGGTATGATTAGCCGAACGGACTTATTAATGATTTCCACCCGGCTGAAAGAAGCGGAATTGCAATACATCAAGGCGCGTCAGAATTATACGCTGGCGCTGCAAAAGCTGAATATCCTGATGGGAGAAGAGCCGAACAATCCCGTAGACAGTCTGTACACAATTGACGCAGCTTCCGCTCCGGTGCAGATCCTTTCTCTGGAGAATGTACTGCAACGTCGTGCGGATTACGAAAGTACGGAGGTGAATATCATGAAAAGTCAGGCGCAACGCAAAGCGGCTCTTAGCCAGTTCAATCCGCAATTGAATATGTATTTCAGCGGCGGATGGGCTACAGCAACACCTAACCTCGGTTATGATGTTTCTTTCAATCCCATCGTCGGCATTAACCTGAATATACCGATCTTCCGTTGGGGAGCCCGGTTCAAAACCAACCGTCAGCAGAAAGCGTATATCAGCATACAGAAACTGCAACAAAGTTATGTGGCGGATAATATCAACGAAGAACTTTCTGCCGCCCTGACCAAACTGACGGAAACGGAATATCAAGTGAAAACCGCCAAAGAGACTATGAATCTGGCCAATGAGAATCTCGACTTGGTTTCTTTCTCTTATAATGAGGGAAAGGCAAATATGGTGGATGTACTCTCCGCACAATTGTCATGGACACAAGCGTACACCAATCTGATTAACGCGTATCTGTCGGAAAAGATGGCGGTAGCGGAATACAGAAAGGTGATTAGTGAATAAAAAAAAGAGGCTTTGAAAAGCCTCTTTTTTTATAATATCAGTTACATTCAGCGTTACGCAAGGAAGGAGATCAACACACCCGCAGCTACGGCAGAACCGATTACTCCGGAGATGTTGCTTGCCATGCAATATTGCAATACGTGATTCTTCGGATCATACTTCAAAGCAATCTCATTGGCTACACGGCTCGCCATCGGAACGGCACTCAAACCAGTGGCGCCGATAAGCGGATTGATTTTCTTCTTCGAGAAGAGATTTACCAGTTTCACAAAGAAAATGCCACCGGTTATAGAAAGTGCAAATGCAAGGAATCCACCGATTACAATACCGATTGTTGTCCAATTGAGGAATGCTTCGGCTGTCATCGTTGCTCCTACGGACAGCCCGAGGAAGATGGTAGCAGCATTCATGATGCTATTGGAAGCAGCATCGAACAAACGGAATGTATTGGTTCCGATTTCTTTCACCAGGTTACCAAACATCAACATACCCACCAAAGGCACTGCACTTGGCACGAAGAGGGCAACAACGGTAGTTACCACAATCGGGAAGATAATCTTCAATACACGCAGATTCTTGATTTCAGTCTTCGAAGGATACATCTTTTCCTGTTCTTTCATGTTGATGCACAACTCTTTCTTCGTGCAGAACAGTTTCACTACCAGCGGAATAATCACCGGAACGAGCGCCATATACGAATAAGCGGCAATAGCAATCGGTCCCAGCAAATGCGGCGCCAATTTGATAGTGGTAAAGATGGCTGTCGGACCATCCGCCCCACCGATAATACCTAGAGACGCGGCTTCTTGTGGAGTGAATCCCATCAGGATAGCCACCAGCAATACGGTAAAGATACCCAACTGTGCGGCTGCACCGAATATAGAAAGATGCAAGTTACGTAACATCGGCCCGAAGTCCGTCAACGCACCAACCCCCATAAAGATGATCGGTGGCAGAAAACCTGTTTTAATCAACATATAGTAGATGAAGTTCATCAGCCCCAACTCGTGGGCAATGTCATGCAAAGGCATTTCCCAGATGTTCTTCAGCACTCCGTTTACCATCACCATACCATTTTCGTCCGCCTGAATCACGCCCATATCTCCTCCGGGGAAGTTGGCTAACAACACACCGAAAGCAATAGGAATAAGCAACAGCGGCTCGTACTGTTTCTTAATACCCAGATAGAGCAGAACGAACGCAATAGCATACATTATCAGGAACTGCGGTTCGGCAATGATATTGCTGAACGCAGTCATGTCATATAAGTTCTCAAATATTTCGTTCATTATCCTATCTTCATTAATATGTCATCTTCTGATACAGCATCTCCCGGGTTGACACAAATAGCAGTCACCGTACCGCCAAACTCCGCACGAATAGCATTGTAGGTTTTCATCGCTTCTACATAGCAGATTACATCACCCTCTTTCACCGCATCGCCTACTTTCAAAGCAGTTTCCTGCGCATTCTTCACCAAGAAGAACTTGCCTTCCAGTGGTGAAAGCACCTCTTTGCCCTCTCCTGCCGGAGCAGCAGCACCCGCAGGCGCAACAGGCAGTTCGGCATCACCGTATGCTACCGTCACACGATAAGCCTGTCCGTCCACTTGTACAGTCAGCGTCTTCGGTTTGGCATCTTCTGTCGGCGACTTATCTTTCTCGGCACGGCGTTTGGCCACGTCTGCCAAGAAATCTTCTTTCGCCTTGCCGCTCTTATAAGCCTCATATTGAGCCGGGTGCATCGCATATTCAAAGAGTTCTTCGTCGTCCTGTCCCACTTCCCATTTGTTCTCTTTCATCAGTTTGCGATATTTGTCGAGAGCATCGGGATAGTTATTCTGCGGATCACCTTCGAAGAACTTACGACCTTCACGTTCAGCCTTTTCAACGATTTCGGGAGCAAGTTTGCCCGGCAGACGTCCGGCTTTACCCAGAATCATATCCCAGATATCATCGGCAATCATTCCCCAACGTTCCTTGCCTTTCTCCATAGCCATCACGTTCATCATAGCGAGGTTCTTCACATACTGACTGAACGGAGTCACCAACGGAGGATAACCGACACGAGGCCATACGTATGCCACTTCGTCAAAGAGCTTAATGAGCAACTGGTCCTGCGTCATAAACGGCAAATTGCGTTTTGCCTTATATTTATTGATTGATTCCAGATTGGATTCGAGATCGGCCATCAAACTACCCATCATACCGCCGGGAAGTCCGGGAGCAATCAGCAAAGAGTTCATCAGACGGTTTTTCGGGCTGATATACAAGCCGAGGAAGTCGTCCATAAATTCCTGAATCATGCCACGTACTTTCATGTAGGCTTCCATATTGATTTCGGGCACTTGATATCCGGCGTCTTTCAGCATCGCCTGCACGCTAAGCAAGTCTGCGTGACCTGTTCCCCATGATAGTGGTTCCATACCTACGTCGATGTAGTCGCAACCGGCTTCGCATACTTCGAGGATGCTTGCCATATTGAATCCGGGACCTGCATGGCTGTGATACTGGATAGGGATTTCGGGATGCGCCGCCTTGATATTTGCTACGATCTTACCTAACGATACAGGGCGACCGATTCCTGCCATGTCTTTGATACAGATTTCGTCTGCTCCCAGTTTGATAAGTTCCAGCGCCATATTGGTGTAGTACTCCACGGTATGGATAGGCGAATGAGTGATGCAAAGCGAGCATTGCGAAATCATGCCGGCTTCCTTTGCGTATGTGATGGAAGGAGCAATGTTACGCACGTCGTTCAATCCGCAGAACGTACGGGTAATGTCTGTTCCTTGCGCTTTCTTTACTTTGTAGAATAATTTGCGGACGTCTGCCGGAACGGGGCTCATACGGAGTCCGTTCAGTGCGCGGTCGAGCATGTGGGTTTGAATACCGGCTTCGTGGAACGGTTTCGTCCATTCGCGCACCGCTTTATTCGGGTTTTCACCAAACAATAAATTTACCTGTTCAAAACCTCCGCCGTTTGTTTCTACGCGGGCAAAACAGCCCATTTCAATGATGGCAGGAGCTACCTTTACGAGTTGGTCTACACGAGGTACGTATTTTCCGGCAGATTGCCACATATCTCGGAAAACCAAACTAAATTTTACTTCTCTTTTCATGTCTTTCAGTGATATGCTTTATAGATTTATAATTTTTCTACTTTAGTGATTTTTCCTTTACCGTGTGTCACCACATTTACAGCAGCTGTAATGGCGGCTAAGATGTTTCCCGGAATAGGAGCAGGACCTTGCGATGCTTCCCGCTTCACAGAAACCACTTCTTCAGGGGCATACTTGTTGACTAATGTAATCAGCAACTTACCTAAACAAATCACAATCAGCAGAATAACAAATACAGTAGCCATTCCGACCACCATCAGCAGGATCGCTGTTTCGATATTTTCCATATAAATAAATTATTAGTAATTGAAGCCGTTTATTCAAAAAGCGTCCGAATTTACCATTTTTTTATAAGAAAATTCATCAGAAAAGAGATAATAAAAATTAAATGAATGCTTTGTCAACAACCATTTATGTAAAGTTCTGCTTCCTCCACATTTCTTTTTTCCTCTTTAATACCGATAATCTTATTGCTAACTTTACATCATCAATGGTTCATCGTCCACTGGTTCGTCAATGCCCTATACGAATCTTTATCTTTGATAATCGAGTAGAAATCCATAGTCTAGGTACACTCCCGGACTATGGATTAAATGTCAAGGATATTAAAGTTGAAACATCGTTTTCCCATAACATTTTTTGTTCAGTAATGCCATATTTTCATTACCGTATGCAGGTATAGTCACTGGTATTAGACGCAGTATAAGTCTTGGCATTAAATCTGAGTTTAAGAATGATGAGCACCTGAATGAGTTATTATTATCATTCCTCGATTAAAAGCAAATGATACCCAAGTCGGACGAGGGAAGCAACCAAGTGCAAAGCGAAAAGAATCTCAAAAAAACCTCTTCATCTGCAAAATATTTTAATAAGCAAAATTTTGAATTAACCCATCTTTCCTGTCAAATAAGCCTTTGTACGCTCGTCAACAGGGTTTGTAAACATCGTTCCAGTATCTCCGTACTCAACCAGTTCTCCCAAGTACATAAACATCGATTTCGATGATATACGCTTTGCCTGTCCCATATTATGAGTTACAATCAAGATTGTAACCTCCTTTTGAAGTTCGAGCAAAAGTTCCTCGATATGCTTCGTTGCAATAGGGTCAAGAGCTGATGTTGGCTCGTCCATCAACAGCACATCGGGTTTCATTGCCAATGCACGGGCAATGCACAAGCGTTGTTGCTGACCACCCGAGAGAAATGTACCTTTCTTGTTCAATACATCTTTAACTTCGTCCCAAAGGGCAACACTACGCAAGCAACGCTCAACAGTAGCCTCCTTCTCTGCCTTGGAGAGTTTGATGCCATTCAATGCAAATCCCGACAGAACATTGTCATAGATACTCATTGTGGGGAACGGTGCAGGACGTTGGAAGACCATACCCACACGACGGCGAACATCGATAGGTTCCATTGAAAGGATATTCTCACCATTGAGCAAAATCTCGCCATCTACGCGGATATTCTGATAGAGATTGTGCATAAGGTTCACAGCGCGAAGCAATGTAGATTTACCACATCCCGAAGGTCCCATTATTGCTGTGATTGTATTCTTTTCTATGACTGCCGATACATATTTTACGGCCATTGTTTGCTTGGTATATGATACGCAAGTCTTCTTAAATTCAAGTATAGGTGTTACTGATTCCATTTCTTTGCAAGATATTTGGCGGTAAGGTTCAAAGTAAGTACGAATAACAAGAGGAAGAGCGATGCACCCCAAATCAACTCTTGTAGGTTAGGGTCGTTGAAGAACTCCCATATGCCCAAGATAGCTGATCATAACCACGTAATAATACCTCTCCCAAGATAGCAAGCAACGGAACGGCAGTAAGTGCCGCCAACAAGCAAATGCCCCAAAGCATCAACTTGTCTTTTGCCAAACGATGTTTAATTCTCAATTTATTCATAACTAAACTATTTTTGCGCGTTTAATCATTATCTTACCAATCATATTGATAAGAGCAGTAATTAGAAACAATACCAATCCTAGGGCAATCAAAGATGAAAGACGTAAATCGTTGGCCTCGCCAAACTGGTTGGCGATAATTGAAGCCATTGAATTACCTGTAGATGTGATTGAATTTGGAATATTATTGGTATTTCCAATAAGCATTGTTACAGTCATTGTTTCACCCAATGCACGACCTATAGCCAATACATATGATGAAAATATACCTGAACCAGCTACAGGAAAAATGATTTTTCTTACAACCTCAGCACGTGTTGCTCCCAGGCTATATGCTCCTTCTTTCAGGTCGTTTGGCACCATCTTTATGAATTCCGCACTAAGCGATACAGCGTAGGGAATAATCATTATCGCCAAAACAAGTGATGCGGTTAGTACGCCCGAGCCTTGCGGAGAAATATTAAGCGCCATAATAATTGGTCGCAAGGTGTAGAACCCCCACAAACCATAAACGATAGAGGGAATGCCTGCCAACAAGTCTGTTACGGTACTTAGTACCAATGCAACCTTTGTCTCCTTGAAATATTCACCAACGAAAAGTGCCACGGGCAGCGAGAATGGTATGCAAAAGATAAGAGCCAAGAGTGTGGTCATCAGCGTACCTGTAATGAATGGCAAAGCGCCATACTGCTCATTACCTTCGATATAGCTCCACTCCGAAGAGGTTAGAAATTTCAAAAAACCGAAATGTTCGAACGCATCATAAGCATCAGTGACAAGGGCATAAACAATGCCCCCGCACACTATCGGCATAATCAATGTTGCTACAAACAATATTATTCTGTAAAGTTTATCGTTCATAGATTGTTGTTTTTACTGGAGGATCGCAACTCCGTCGTATGTCACAGTT
The Bacteroides caecimuris DNA segment above includes these coding regions:
- a CDS encoding efflux RND transporter periplasmic adaptor subunit, whose product is MKKEFGFVLAAAILLAGCGQKKETTTTTARPVKTTIVESRSIIRKDFSGIVEAVEYVKLAFRVNGQIIQLPVIEGQKVKKGQLIAAIDPRDIALQYAATKSAYETASAQVERNKRLLSRQAISVQEYEISLANFQKAKSEYELSANNMRDTKLTAPFDGSIEKRLVENYQRVNSGEGIVQLVNTHNLRIKFTIPDAYLYLLRAKEPHFLVEFDTFKGHVFQAKLEEYLDISTDGTGIPVSITIDDPSFDRDLYAVKPGFTCSIRFTADVGPLVQDSWTIVPLSAVFGESEGNKMYVWVVEDNKVHKREVTVNAPTGEAQALISEGLKPGEEIVIAGVYQLVEGESITTVDRETI
- the pstC gene encoding phosphate ABC transporter permease subunit PstC, producing the protein MNDKLYRIILFVATLIMPIVCGGIVYALVTDAYDAFEHFGFLKFLTSSEWSYIEGNEQYGALPFITGTLMTTLLALIFCIPFSLPVALFVGEYFKETKVALVLSTVTDLLAGIPSIVYGLWGFYTLRPIIMALNISPQGSGVLTASLVLAIMIIPYAVSLSAEFIKMVPNDLKEGAYSLGATRAEVVRKIIFPVAGSGIFSSYVLAIGRALGETMTVTMLIGNTNNIPNSITSTGNSMASIIANQFGEANDLRLSSLIALGLVLFLITALINMIGKIMIKRAKIV
- a CDS encoding phosphate ABC transporter ATP-binding protein; its protein translation is MESVTPILEFKKTCVSYTKQTMAVKYVSAVIEKNTITAIMGPSGCGKSTLLRAVNLMHNLYQNIRVDGEILLNGENILSMEPIDVRRRVGMVFQRPAPFPTMSIYDNVLSGFALNGIKLSKAEKEATVERCLRSVALWDEVKDVLNKKGTFLSGGQQQRLCIARALAMKPDVLLMDEPTSALDPIATKHIEELLLELQKEVTILIVTHNMGQAKRISSKSMFMYLGELVEYGDTGTMFTNPVDERTKAYLTGKMG
- a CDS encoding efflux RND transporter permease subunit, translating into MSLAKYSLDNTKIIYFFLAVLLIGGITSFGKLGKKEDAPFVIKSAVIMTRYPGAEPAEVERLITEPISREIQSMSGAYKIKSESMYGLSKITFELQPSLSASSIPQKWDELRRKVLNIQPQLPSGASAPTVSDDFGDVFGIYYGLTADDGYTYEEMRNWAERIKTQVVTADGVMKVALFGTQTEVVNIFISTNKLVGMGIDPKQLASLLQSQNQIINTGEIRAGEQQLRVTANGMYTTVDDIRNQVITTKAGQVKLGDIAVIEKGYMDPPSNIMHVNGKRAIGIGVSTDPQRDVVQTGKNVKAKLDELLPLMPVGLELQSLYLENEIANEANNGFIINLIESILIVIVIIMLVMGLRAGMLIGSSLIFSIGGTLLIMSFFGVGLNRTSLAGFIIAMGMLVDNAIVVTDNAQIAIARGVDRRKALIDGATGPQWGLLGATFIAICSFLPLYLAPSAVAEIVKPLFVVLAISLGLSWILALTQTTVFGNFILKAKAKDGTKDPYDKPFYHKFASILHTMIRRKTLTLGSMAVLFVASLVIMGMMPQNFFPSLDKPYFRADVFYPDGYSINDVVKEMKSVEEHLAKQPEVKKVSITFGSTPLRYYLASTSVGPKPNFANVLVELTDSKYSKEYEEDFDAYMKANYPNAITRTSLFKLSPAVDAAIEIGFIGPNVDTLVALTNQALEIMHRNPDLINIRNSWGNKVPVWKPVYSPERAQPLGVSRQGMAQSIQIGTTGMTLGEYRQGDQVLPILLKDNTVDSFRINDLRTLPVFGTGNETTSLEQVVSEFDFQYRFSNVKDYNRQMVMMAQCDPRRGVNAIAAFNEVWPLMQKEIKVPEGYTMKYFGEQESQVESNEALAKNLPLTFFLMFVTLLFLFRTYRKPIVILLMLPLIFIGIVLGLVVLGKSFDFFSILGLLGLIGMNIKNAIVLVDQIDTETTMGKKPLDAVVSATTSRIVPVAMASGTTILGMLPLLFDAMFGGMAATIMGGLLVASALTLFVLPVAYCAILRIKG
- a CDS encoding TolC family protein; amino-acid sequence: MKTQLITLSLLLLGLTAEAQQPSLSRETYRNKVEAYSQILKQQKLKTMASTEARKIAHTGFLPKIDVNADGTLNMSDLNAWNEPVGEYRNHTYQGVFIVSQPLYMGGALNAQHKIAQADERLNQLNEELTIDQIHYQSDAVYWNASASQAMLQAADKYQNIVKQQHDIIQDRFNDGMISRTDLLMISTRLKEAELQYIKARQNYTLALQKLNILMGEEPNNPVDSLYTIDAASAPVQILSLENVLQRRADYESTEVNIMKSQAQRKAALSQFNPQLNMYFSGGWATATPNLGYDVSFNPIVGINLNIPIFRWGARFKTNRQQKAYISIQKLQQSYVADNINEELSAALTKLTETEYQVKTAKETMNLANENLDLVSFSYNEGKANMVDVLSAQLSWTQAYTNLINAYLSEKMAVAEYRKVISE
- a CDS encoding OadG family protein; amino-acid sequence: MENIETAILLMVVGMATVFVILLIVICLGKLLITLVNKYAPEEVVSVKREASQGPAPIPGNILAAITAAVNVVTHGKGKITKVEKL
- a CDS encoding biotin/lipoyl-containing protein, translating into MKREVKFSLVFRDMWQSAGKYVPRVDQLVKVAPAIIEMGCFARVETNGGGFEQVNLLFGENPNKAVREWTKPFHEAGIQTHMLDRALNGLRMSPVPADVRKLFYKVKKAQGTDITRTFCGLNDVRNIAPSITYAKEAGMISQCSLCITHSPIHTVEYYTNMALELIKLGADEICIKDMAGIGRPVSLGKIVANIKAAHPEIPIQYHSHAGPGFNMASILEVCEAGCDYIDVGMEPLSWGTGHADLLSVQAMLKDAGYQVPEINMEAYMKVRGMIQEFMDDFLGLYISPKNRLMNSLLIAPGLPGGMMGSLMADLESNLESINKYKAKRNLPFMTQDQLLIKLFDEVAYVWPRVGYPPLVTPFSQYVKNLAMMNVMAMEKGKERWGMIADDIWDMILGKAGRLPGKLAPEIVEKAEREGRKFFEGDPQNNYPDALDKYRKLMKENKWEVGQDDEELFEYAMHPAQYEAYKSGKAKEDFLADVAKRRAEKDKSPTEDAKPKTLTVQVDGQAYRVTVAYGDAELPVAPAGAAAPAGEGKEVLSPLEGKFFLVKNAQETALKVGDAVKEGDVICYVEAMKTYNAIRAEFGGTVTAICVNPGDAVSEDDILMKIG
- a CDS encoding sodium ion-translocating decarboxylase subunit beta, with amino-acid sequence MNEIFENLYDMTAFSNIIAEPQFLIMYAIAFVLLYLGIKKQYEPLLLIPIAFGVLLANFPGGDMGVIQADENGMVMVNGVLKNIWEMPLHDIAHELGLMNFIYYMLIKTGFLPPIIFMGVGALTDFGPMLRNLHLSIFGAAAQLGIFTVLLVAILMGFTPQEAASLGIIGGADGPTAIFTTIKLAPHLLGPIAIAAYSYMALVPVIIPLVVKLFCTKKELCINMKEQEKMYPSKTEIKNLRVLKIIFPIVVTTVVALFVPSAVPLVGMLMFGNLVKEIGTNTFRLFDAASNSIMNAATIFLGLSVGATMTAEAFLNWTTIGIVIGGFLAFALSITGGIFFVKLVNLFSKKKINPLIGATGLSAVPMASRVANEIALKYDPKNHVLQYCMASNISGVIGSAVAAGVLISFLA